DNA from Triticum aestivum cultivar Chinese Spring chromosome 7D, IWGSC CS RefSeq v2.1, whole genome shotgun sequence:
GATGTTGGGCAGCACcctgccggcgacgatggtgaccGAGCCCAGCAGACGGCCCAGCTCCTCGTCGTTGCGCACCACCAGCTGGATGTGTCGCGACACGATCCGGTTCTTCTTGGTGTCCCGCACTGCGTTGCCGGCGAGCTCCAGAGTCTGAATCAGAGAGAAGGAAAGAAACGGTGAGATCGATTGAGGAAGTGCATGTGTGTCATGTGGAACGAGGCATCGGGAGAGGGCGCGTACCTCGGTGGCGAGGTAGACACGGCCACCAAACCGGGGTCACCACCACCATCAACCTAAAAGCCTTCAAATCGAGAAAATCTACAACTCTGTTCGATAGATCAGAGTCACCCAACACTCCTGCACCGATTGAGCCAGTTGAAGGAAGAGATGATAGGAGACCTACCGGCGAAGGAGTGGTGTTGGCGTGGTGCACCCAACGACCAACCCTATCCTAGGGTTTGTAGAGGAACAGTTAGGGAAGAGAAGCAATTTGTGCCCTGGTCGATTTGTAAATATTTCCTTTTGACATTCATGAAAATCTATGTTGCACTATATTGATACTTTTAATAGATATTATAAATTTATAACCAAGGATAGTTTAATTATGAAAAAAAAGGTCATTTATTGTAAGGAACAATTTTCAAGAATAGCATGAACATTTCATTTTAGCCAATGGATTAATTTTTGAGGACTCTTTTTTAGTCAAGGTAGCTAAAAAGCCATAACATAAATTTAGTGTGCTCTCTTTTAGTCAATGCAGCACGTCCACCATATCGTCACCATTCTACTAAATATCTTCAACCATCACTACAGTGGACTCTAATTATAGCAGATGATACTCTTTACATGTTCATTTTGTATCATAACATCATCCATCTATTGATTTTCTCGATTAGATGTATTTCAATAGATAACAAGATGTGGTATATTGGCTTCAGAAAGATTTTGAACACAACCAATTGCAGCTAAATGAAATTAATTCCTTGTATATTCTACATTTGATCTTAATATCTAGTGGAGTATAACAACCTCACTTTGTTGGAGGAGTGGATGTACAATTTGTCCAGGGCTTTTATAGTTCATTTAACAAAACATATAGCAAGTTAAGTCAATAACTCATCTTCAGTGCTACACCTACACAGCATCCACCTTGTGGCTGAGTTGTTATCACGTTTACTTGTTCCTACCGCTCATCTAGTGTGTGTGCATATATATTGCTGCCCTCCAACTTGGTTTCTTCAACCAGTCTATAGAAGNNNNNNNNNNNNNNNNNNNNNNNNNNNNNNNNNNNNNNNNNNNNNNNNNNNNNNNNNNNNNNNNNNNNNNNNNNNNNNNNNNNNNNNNNNNNNNNNNNNNNNNNNNNNNNNNNNNNNNNNNNNNNNNNNNNNNNNNNNNNNNNNNNNNNNNNNNNNNNNNNNNNNNNNNNNNNNNNNNNNNNNNNNNNNNNNNNNNNNNNNNNNNNNNNNNNNNNNNNNNNNNNNNNNNNNNNNNNNNNNNNNNNNNNNNNNNNNNNNNNNNNNNNNNNNNNNNNNNNNNNNNNNNNNGTTTTGAGGAAATATGGAACACACTTGTACTACACACACATTAGATTTGGAGGGCATTAGGAAAAGATCGGCTTGCATATAACCCACTCTCCGTAGTGCATCTAATCTGCACCATTTGTCTTCTATGGGGAGATGCACATCGATAAGAGTGGTAGAATGGCACCCAAAATATTCAGAGAGTTGAAACCAAACTTAATGTTCTAGAAGAGCCaatatgtggttggatggttaggagaatGGTTGTACTCTTAGCCCACGTTGGATCATACCTAGGTTTGTCACCTGTATATCTCCCACGAGGAGTAGAATATTCTCTCAATGGGTGACAACGTTTCTGTTGATAGAGATGTGTATGTGGTGTCCTCTTGAATCTCAATAACACATTTGCAGGCTCGGTTTCTCGAGGTTGCGCATAGGGGTGCGATGTGCATACGTGCGTTTGTTCTACAAGAAAACAATGCTAGTTAACCTTCCCTTTAGTAAAACATTAACGTAAATTCAAAAATTACTTGAAAAGTTCATTTGAAAACCAAATTCATCTATTTTCAAAACAATttaattgattttgaaaaaaagttcatcaagttttACGAAAAGTTtgcaaaattgaaaaaagtttatcaatttttaaaaaaatcatcaagtTTCAAGAAACGTCCGCAAAATTGAAAAacattcatcaattttgaaaaaaagttcatcgtttttcaaaaaagttcattttTTGAAGTTCACAATGtaggaaaagttcatcgattttgaagaaaaagttcacggatttaaaAGAGTTCATCAAACcagtaagaaaaaaaagaaaaaggaaaaagaaaagaagaaagaaggaaggacGAAAATAGATGAATTAAATTACTAAGGGGAGGTAGCAGCGGGCATTAAAGAAATCACTAGCTGGTTGGTTCGTGCAGCGGGCATTAAACCAGCAAGTCGCTGGTTTGAATACCAGCACGCACGACACCCTTTTGCGTTTTAAAAACAAAAAAGGTAGATGTGCCTGTTGAGAAACCGGGTCAGCCcggaggggtggcggcggccaCGTGCAAAGCGCATGGGCTGGCCCCTCCCGTTTCTCCTCTTTTGTTAAGTGGGTATTTATCCCTTGACCACCTACcccctatataaagcaacgaggagccatcattgtaacacctgatcattgattaataaagctggtctcctccatCTCTCTGTGTCACTTTTACTTTCGCAtacttcgactacttcgtctacgacgctcgctctcgctccgcaacctcggaccggactcgccggcggagttgcggaacacgttatcagcacgcttcgctccatcaactctccgtcaagcctgcgtcaagcctgcatcacgcaggctttcgtcgatcccgcggaggtataagatccgatccccactttttgcaaaaatggatccCTCTCGTTCCTACGTTTCCGTTTTTGCGATTAGATTATTTTTCGGATTTGATCTACCTATGGTGCGGATTTTCCTCCCAAAAACCGAGCGGACGAACACGTCGCCGACCAATGTCGATGTTCTTGGACTAAGAGGAACTTGTTGACCGCACTATAGGGAGTCGGTACAAATCGCGATCCAGATGATCGTGGTACCGCCGCAAAAACACCAGATATGTCATGCGCCGTCGTTTTTCCGGATGAACGCGACGAAGAACGCATCCCGAGGCCGGCATCCGGATGGCGCCGCGCTGGCCGCGACCCTGCTGGTCGCACGCGCCCCGTCGCGTCCCGCtgaccccgccgccgcagccgtcccGCTGGCCGGCTTGTCGCCGAGCCCCGATGGCCGGCCTNNNNNNNNNNNNNNNNNNNNNNNNNNNNNNNNNNNNNNNNNNNNNNNNNNNNNNNNNNNNNNNNNNNNNNNNNNNNNNNNNNNNNNNNNNNNNNNNNNNNNNNNNNNNNNNNNNNNNNNNNNNNNNNNNNNNNNNNNNNNNNNNNNNNNNNNNNNNNNNNNNNNNNNNNNNNNNNNNNNNNNNNNNNNNNNNNNNNNNNNNNNNNNNNNNNNNNNNNNNNNNNNNNNNNNNNNNNNNNNNNNNNNNNNNNNNNNNNNNNNNNNNNNNNNNNNNNNNNNNNNNNNNNNNNNNNNNNNNNNNNNNNNNNNNNNNNNNNNNNNNNNNNNNNNNNNNNNNNNNNNNNNNNNNNNNNNNNNNNNNNNNNNNNNNNNNNNNNNNNNNNNNNNNNNNNNNNNNNNNNNNNNNNNNNNNNNNNNNNNNNNNNNNNNNNNNNNNNNNNNNNNNNNNNNNNNNNNNNNNNNNNNNNNNNNNNNNNNNNNNNNNNNNNNNNNNNNNNNNNNNNNNNNNNNNNNNNNNNNNNNNNNNNNNNNNNNNNNNNNNNNNNNNNNNNNNNNNNNNNNNNNNNNNNNNNNNNNNNNNNNNNNNNNNNNNNNNNNNNNNNNNNNNNNNNNNNNNNNNNNNNNNNNNNNNNNNNNNNNNNNNNNNNNNNNNNNNNNNNNNNNNNNNNNNNNNNNNNNNNNNNNNNNNNNNNNNNNNNNNNNNNNNNNNNNNNNNNNNNNNNNNNNNNNNNNNNNNNNNNNNNNNNNNNNNNNNNNNNNNNNNNNNNNNNNNCGTGCGTgctctggccgccgccgccgctccctcaCTGCGGGCGCTAGGGGAAACCCTAGCGTCGCCCCTTGGCGAGCAGCGCCGCGCCTGGGCCGACACTGGCGCGGTTTCACTGGCCCCTGATGGGCCCTGGCCATGGGCTTTTGGTCCTCTAAAAAAAAAGGGGGCAAAGGCGCTGGCTGCTGGGCCTGGATGGGCCGCGCGCCATGGGGATCTCAAAAAAAAATGAAGAGGGGCGCCGGCTGTTGCGTAAAATTGCGGTTTAGCCCCTGTATTTTTTCAGTTTTCGCGCGATTTTTATTCCTGCAGCAATATTTCGCGTAGACCCCCCTGGAACTGTCTGTTTTCGCTGAAAATGCATTTTTTGCTTAAAAATACCTCGGGAATTCAATTTTTGGGCTAGTTTTCTCATACTAGATCCGCTTAACATGCTATTTTTTGTAACATGATATTATTGTATGATTTTACTGCTGTAGATTAATTGTTTAGCACTCTTAATCATTTAGTAAGTCATATAATAGCATGTTTTAAATAGTGGAACGTCATTTTATTGAATAAGTTTATCAACATCGCTTTGTGCAACagattacctgctgtaatctcatgatttttgcataaatcGCAGATGGCCGGAATTGCCCACAAGGAGTTTCCTGAGTTGGCCCAGACAGGGTTGAACTACCTGTCATGGTCCTCGGACTGCGAGATCTTTCTCCAGGGCAAAACCCTCCTGAGGGCGATCGGTAAGGGGGCCCAGCTGGCCGTCACTGATCCCAAGTTCGAGACTGAGAATGCGCAGGCTCTGCACTTTCTCCGTCATCACCTGTCACCTACTCTGAAAGATGAGTATATGGCTGAGCGCAGTGCTTCTGGCCTTTGGACCGCTCTTAAGCAGCGGTTCGAGCGGCTGAAGTACACTGTGAAGCCACGTGCAGAGGCAGAGTGGATCCGTCTGAGGTTTGCGGACTTCAAGACAGTTCGGGAGTACAATTCGGCTCTGCACCGGATTTGTACGACTCTTCGGTTGTGTGGTACTGAGATTACCGACTCCCAGAAGATTGAGAAAACCCTATCCACTTTCCACCCCGACGCGGTCCAGTCCTCACGGAACTACCGCCAGGGGAACTACACGAGGTATTCAGAGTTGATTGACGTCCTCCAGGTGGCGGAGGCGCAAGACGAGGTTCTCAAAAAGAACTTTGTCGCGCAACCACTTGGGGGGAGTTCTCGCCAGGAGGTGAACGCTCTCAAAGTCCGCAAGCCTCAACAGAAGAAGAGGGGCcggaagggcaagaagaagggcccTCACCCCCCCGCCCCGGCTAAGCAGAACAAGCCGGGCAAGGGAGGGCAAAGGCCTCAGGACTGCTTCCGTTGTGGCTCGGTGGAGCATTTCTCCCGCCAGTGCCGCGCACCACCGGAGGTCGTTGCTGCATATAAGGCTCGGAAGGCGCGTGAGACGCacctcgccttggttcaggagggagCTCCACCGGCGCCCATGGCGGCACCCGTGATGATTGCTACTCCCCCTGCTGCTCCTATAGAGGCGACCCCCGTGGTGCCCATCGCGGCAGCTTTGGCGGTCTCTACCGAGGCCCACGTCGCCATGGAGGTTGACCATATGGCCGCCTCGGCGGCGCCGCCACTAGACATTGATGCTGCCTCCAAGATAATTTCTGAGGAGGATCAGCTCACTAGTATGGAGATTGCGGCGGAAGTGAATGGCTTCTTCACCGAGTCCACTTAGCATACCTCTTTGGTTATCACGATTCCGTGCTTTGCTACAATAAAATTGAAtaaattcgatttggttgtaagctctatgagagcataaacttattctttactttggcgattggatgacatttattcatttattccattatttatacatgatagcatgttatgttctgagatgtgtgcatttatttttaatgtattttcttcctcattacattaattagatgtcatattttagaacgcgtgtggcgcccaaatggaggaaacgtgccttgccgatagcgccaccactcataccatttTACGAGAAACTAAGTACTTTGAGTCCATTAAAAAATCTCCGGGAAGTATTATGACAATCGCCGGCTGCGGTTCTCAC
Protein-coding regions in this window:
- the LOC123165282 gene encoding probable histone H2AXb, translated to MDDVMIQNEHDRVGRWVHHANTTPSPTLELAGNAVRDTKKNRIVSRHIQLVVRNDEELGRLLGSVTIVAGRVLPNIHTTLLPKKAGKGKGDISSAS